The Selenomonas sp. AB3002 genome contains a region encoding:
- a CDS encoding cache domain-containing protein — MQSRLTMIFIGISLLTMLILGAVSVYGAVQENQRMMREFRKDMEKNAELQLEWQTHSAWSVVETCYQAQMRGEVTQEQAMQRAADLVRNMRYDNGQGYFTIDTDEGVNVVLLGTEAEGKPRLEFQDPEGRYFIREMINQAKEGGGFSEFMFPKPGTEKPLPKLYYTMEFFPYHWVIGTGIWIDQIDRRVVMREKAFMENMKEHVARMLTGLVLLEALFVLLAVYTGGKLAYPIQVATKRMKELGEGVLKMDEQTEAQMQELSKRDDELGAMSRAMSEMNKNLYKNQMLILSMAQHDVLTGLANRRHFGEFIKQCSADTMFTLISLDLDHFKEVNDNFGHQTGDAALLILAEVLKLQFPDALNVRMGGDEFLVVLTGKVQRESVEERLESFMRQLISVYHQDPGLNCLTVSAGIAYADDQPVPIDVLMNRSDRALYAAKSDGRSCYRVYSEELENRKKEKNKP, encoded by the coding sequence ATGCAATCTCGTTTGACTATGATATTCATTGGCATATCCCTGCTGACTATGCTGATTTTGGGAGCTGTCAGCGTTTATGGCGCTGTGCAGGAGAATCAGCGCATGATGCGGGAGTTTCGCAAGGATATGGAGAAAAATGCCGAGCTGCAGCTGGAATGGCAGACCCATTCGGCCTGGAGTGTAGTGGAAACCTGCTATCAGGCCCAGATGCGTGGCGAGGTTACCCAGGAACAGGCTATGCAGCGGGCAGCTGACCTGGTGCGGAATATGCGCTATGACAATGGACAGGGGTACTTTACCATCGACACGGATGAGGGAGTGAATGTGGTGCTGCTGGGGACGGAAGCTGAGGGCAAGCCCCGCCTGGAGTTCCAGGACCCGGAGGGTCGTTATTTCATCCGTGAGATGATCAATCAGGCCAAAGAGGGGGGAGGCTTCTCGGAGTTCATGTTCCCCAAGCCAGGTACCGAAAAGCCTCTGCCCAAGCTCTATTACACGATGGAATTTTTCCCCTATCATTGGGTGATTGGCACAGGCATCTGGATTGACCAGATCGACCGCCGGGTGGTCATGCGGGAAAAGGCTTTTATGGAGAACATGAAGGAGCACGTTGCCCGCATGCTTACGGGACTTGTGCTGCTGGAAGCGCTTTTCGTGCTGTTGGCGGTTTACACAGGGGGGAAGCTGGCTTATCCCATCCAGGTGGCAACGAAGCGCATGAAGGAACTGGGAGAGGGCGTGCTCAAGATGGATGAGCAGACCGAGGCCCAGATGCAGGAGCTGTCCAAGCGGGATGATGAACTGGGGGCCATGAGCCGCGCTATGAGCGAGATGAACAAGAATCTCTACAAGAATCAGATGCTTATCCTGAGCATGGCCCAGCATGATGTGCTTACAGGATTGGCCAATCGGCGTCATTTTGGGGAGTTCATCAAGCAGTGTTCTGCCGATACCATGTTTACCCTGATATCCCTGGATTTGGATCACTTCAAGGAGGTCAATGACAATTTCGGCCATCAGACAGGGGATGCAGCCTTGCTGATCCTGGCTGAGGTCTTGAAATTGCAGTTTCCTGATGCCCTGAATGTGCGCATGGGGGGAGATGAGTTCCTGGTGGTGCTCACGGGGAAGGTGCAGAGAGAGTCGGTGGAGGAGCGGCTGGAGTCATTCATGCGGCAGCTGATATCTGTCTATCATCAGGATCCGGGGCTTAATTGCCTGACTGTCAGTGCCGGCATTGCCTATGCTGATGACCAGCCGGTTCCCATTGATGTGCTGATGAACCGCAGTGACCGGGCTTTGTATGCAGCCAAGTCCGACGGCCGCAGCTGCTACCGCGTCTACAGTGAAGAGCTTGAGAACAGGAAAAAAGAGAAGAATAAGCCATGA
- a CDS encoding aminotransferase class I/II-fold pyridoxal phosphate-dependent enzyme yields the protein MIEKRSDWQERLSPGVNAIAPSGIRKFFDIAAQMEDVISLGVGEPDFVTPWSIRESCVYGLEQGYTSYTANRGMPELRQEIAALYLRRYDTSYDWDTDILVTVGVSEALDIAMRAILAPGDEVLIPEPCYVSYQACTILAGGVPVAVPAKAENDFRITAAELEEHVTPKTKVLLIGYPNNPTGAIMTRKDLLAVADFAEKHDLIVISDEIYGDLTYGEEDHICFSSLPGMQERTILLNGFSKAYAMTGWRIGYAMGNKAIIAAMTKIHQYTMLCAPITAQVAAVEALRHGEKYMKKMVAEYDRRRRLIYDGFIKMGLECFEPKGAFYIFPSIKSTGYTSDEFAEALLQAEHVALVPGSAFGACGEGHVRCSYATSIDKISEALNRIENFLKNHRK from the coding sequence ATGATTGAGAAAAGAAGCGACTGGCAGGAGCGTCTCTCCCCGGGAGTGAACGCCATTGCCCCCTCGGGCATCCGCAAGTTCTTCGACATCGCCGCCCAGATGGAGGACGTCATCTCCCTGGGCGTGGGCGAGCCGGATTTCGTCACCCCCTGGTCTATCCGCGAATCCTGCGTCTATGGCCTGGAGCAGGGCTACACCTCCTACACTGCCAACCGGGGCATGCCGGAACTGAGGCAGGAAATAGCCGCCCTCTACCTGCGCCGCTATGACACAAGCTACGACTGGGATACGGATATTCTCGTGACCGTAGGTGTCAGCGAGGCCCTTGACATCGCCATGCGGGCCATCCTGGCCCCCGGGGACGAAGTGCTGATTCCCGAGCCCTGCTACGTGTCATATCAGGCCTGCACCATCCTGGCCGGCGGCGTGCCCGTGGCTGTGCCCGCCAAAGCTGAGAACGACTTCCGCATCACGGCGGCAGAACTTGAGGAGCACGTCACCCCAAAGACCAAGGTGCTGCTGATTGGCTATCCCAACAACCCCACGGGCGCCATCATGACCAGGAAGGACCTGCTGGCTGTGGCTGACTTTGCCGAAAAACACGACCTCATCGTCATTTCCGATGAGATTTACGGCGATCTCACCTACGGCGAGGAAGATCACATCTGCTTCTCCTCCCTGCCGGGCATGCAGGAACGCACCATCCTGCTGAACGGCTTCTCCAAGGCCTACGCCATGACCGGCTGGCGCATCGGCTACGCCATGGGCAACAAGGCCATCATCGCCGCCATGACCAAGATTCACCAGTACACCATGCTCTGCGCCCCCATCACTGCACAAGTGGCAGCTGTGGAGGCCCTGCGGCACGGGGAGAAATACATGAAGAAGATGGTAGCGGAATATGACCGCCGCCGCCGCCTCATCTACGACGGCTTCATCAAGATGGGCCTGGAATGCTTCGAGCCCAAAGGCGCCTTCTACATCTTCCCCAGCATCAAGAGCACCGGCTACACCTCTGACGAGTTCGCCGAAGCCCTGTTGCAGGCTGAGCACGTAGCCCTGGTCCCCGGCAGCGCCTTCGGTGCCTGCGGCGAAGGCCACGTCCGTTGCTCCTACGCCACCTCCATAGACAAGATTTCAGAAGCTCTCAACCGCATTGAGAACTTCCTGAAAAACCATAGGAAGTAA
- a CDS encoding YhcH/YjgK/YiaL family protein → MVIGSIDTFDKGHVVYPEAITKALEYLRNHDFTKMEDGKYLIQGEDCFVNLQRYVTKLPEDCHPETHKKYVDIQYLAAGEEYVGWCPFSPDLEVLEPYDEEKDIAFYKCLIPESDILLKPGCFAVLYPDDVHAPQCAVDKPMEVVKAVVKVSVDLL, encoded by the coding sequence ATGGTTATTGGCAGCATTGACACTTTTGACAAGGGACATGTAGTCTATCCCGAGGCTATTACCAAGGCCTTGGAGTATCTGCGCAACCATGATTTCACCAAGATGGAGGATGGCAAGTACCTCATCCAGGGGGAAGATTGTTTTGTGAACCTGCAGAGGTACGTGACCAAACTGCCGGAGGATTGCCATCCTGAGACTCATAAGAAATACGTTGATATCCAGTACCTGGCTGCAGGGGAGGAGTATGTGGGCTGGTGCCCCTTCAGTCCCGACCTGGAGGTTCTGGAGCCTTATGACGAGGAAAAAGACATTGCCTTCTATAAATGCCTGATACCGGAGAGCGACATCCTGCTGAAGCCGGGCTGTTTTGCTGTGCTCTATCCTGACGATGTCCATGCGCCCCAGTGTGCAGTGGACAAGCCCATGGAGGTTGTCAAGGCAGTGGTGAAGGTATCTGTAGATCTTTTGTGA
- a CDS encoding phosphoribosylformylglycinamidine synthase, with the protein MTVRRLFVEKRQGYFDIPAQQLCSDLKETFGLRDQLKAVRIIQRYDIEGLDDEEYARVRPVVFAEPPVDVIYEEKLPNFPNSRMFAVEYLPGQYDQAADSAAQCVQLVTQKERPEIRTARCIVLVGDVSREVFEKIKAYCINEVECREAALEKPESLVQHYEEPEDVEVLEGFGSLNMQELAAFHKERGFAMSLEDLAFCQKYFFEQEIRNPTLTELRVIDTYWSDHCRHTTFTTAIDEIKIDEGYFSPALEKAYGLYQQDRTDIYRDEERPVTLMDLAVIGMKALRRAGKLDDLDQSEEINACSIVVKADVGGQDEDWLVMFKNETHNHPTEIEPFGGAATCLGGAIRDPLSGRSYVYQAMRVTGAADPRAAFKDTMPGKLPQKKITLGAAAGYSAYGNQVGLATGQVREVYHPGYMAKRMEIGAVIAAAPKVNVIRERPAAGDVIVLVGGRTGRDGCGGATGSSKEHTAASLTTCGAEVQKGNPPTERKIQRLFRNPQVSRLIKRCNDFGAGGVAVAIGELADGLVIDLDAVKKKYAGLDGTELAISESQERMAVVLAAENVAAFKQFADEENLEAVPVAVVTEKPRLIMKWRGKAIVQMNREFLDTNGVRQHVTAKVTQPDSEHRYLREVPEEVKAAGNDLEQAWLANLGSLNVCSQKGLAERFDSTIGGNTVLMPFGGKKQLTPAEGMVAKLPVLGAETKTATAMTFGLNPDLMSWSPFHGSLYAVVESAAKMVALGGRADRIRLTFQEYFESLGKDPEKWGKPLSALLGALYAQHELAIPAIGGKDSMSGTFTSKDGEEICVPPTLAAFAVDVFPADQAISPEFKYVDNKVYLVPCPLDEQDLPDFDRLKDNFAKISRLTEDHKVFSAQSVGVGGIAAAVTKMCLGNGIGFAFNMETWPYSREDLFKPMYGSIILEVPEMVQVEELLAGTGFFELGRTTGGPSMVFGETVVMLADAETAYTEPLEKIFPTEARAKSLFKEKATYVPYTKGTPLTGGDTKVAKPKIFIPVFPGTNCEYDTARAWERAGGDPQTLVVRNLTPQATAETVEAIVRGIKEAQIVMLPGGFSGGDEPDGSGKFIAAMFRNPRIQEEIMKLLRQRDGLMLGICNGFQALIKLGLVPYGEIRDLSDSSPTLTHNSIGRHVSCMVQTRVSSNLSPWFNNVQVGDVHTIAVSHGEGRFVADQEVVAKMRIRGQIATQYVDQFGNPTLDMPYNPNGSVNAIEGITSPDGRVLGKMGHSERIGESVALNVPGAKDQQLFEAGVRYYK; encoded by the coding sequence ATGACGGTAAGAAGACTTTTCGTGGAAAAAAGACAGGGTTATTTCGATATTCCTGCCCAGCAGCTCTGCAGCGACCTCAAGGAAACTTTTGGCCTCAGGGATCAGCTCAAGGCTGTCCGCATTATCCAGAGGTATGATATCGAAGGCCTTGATGATGAGGAATATGCCAGGGTGCGGCCGGTGGTGTTCGCCGAGCCCCCGGTGGATGTGATCTATGAAGAAAAACTGCCCAATTTCCCCAATTCACGGATGTTTGCCGTCGAATACCTGCCGGGCCAGTATGACCAGGCCGCCGACTCTGCCGCCCAGTGCGTGCAGCTGGTGACCCAGAAGGAGCGCCCCGAGATCCGCACTGCCCGCTGCATCGTGCTGGTGGGTGATGTGAGCCGCGAGGTCTTCGAGAAGATCAAGGCCTACTGCATCAATGAGGTGGAGTGCCGGGAGGCAGCGCTTGAAAAGCCGGAATCCCTGGTGCAGCACTATGAGGAGCCCGAGGACGTGGAAGTGCTGGAGGGCTTCGGTAGCCTCAATATGCAGGAACTGGCAGCCTTCCACAAGGAGCGCGGTTTTGCCATGAGCCTGGAGGATCTGGCCTTCTGCCAGAAGTATTTCTTCGAGCAGGAGATCCGCAATCCTACCCTTACGGAACTGCGGGTCATCGATACTTACTGGTCTGACCACTGCCGTCATACCACCTTTACCACGGCTATTGACGAAATCAAGATTGACGAGGGCTATTTCAGCCCTGCCCTGGAAAAGGCTTATGGCCTCTATCAGCAGGACAGGACGGATATCTACCGGGACGAGGAGCGCCCCGTGACCCTTATGGACCTGGCCGTCATCGGCATGAAGGCCCTGCGCCGGGCAGGCAAGCTGGACGACCTGGACCAGTCTGAGGAAATCAACGCCTGCAGCATTGTGGTGAAGGCTGATGTGGGGGGACAGGATGAAGACTGGCTGGTGATGTTCAAGAACGAGACCCACAATCACCCCACGGAAATCGAGCCCTTCGGCGGTGCCGCCACCTGTCTGGGTGGCGCTATTCGCGACCCGCTGTCCGGCCGTTCCTATGTCTATCAGGCCATGCGCGTGACTGGTGCGGCTGACCCGCGGGCTGCCTTCAAGGACACCATGCCCGGCAAGCTCCCCCAGAAGAAGATCACCCTGGGGGCGGCTGCAGGCTACAGTGCTTACGGCAACCAGGTGGGCCTGGCCACGGGGCAGGTGCGTGAGGTATATCACCCAGGCTATATGGCCAAGCGCATGGAAATCGGCGCTGTCATTGCGGCAGCTCCCAAGGTGAACGTCATTCGTGAGCGCCCGGCTGCCGGCGATGTGATCGTGCTGGTGGGCGGCCGCACCGGCCGTGACGGCTGCGGCGGTGCTACGGGCTCTTCCAAGGAGCATACGGCAGCATCGCTTACTACCTGCGGGGCAGAGGTGCAGAAGGGCAATCCTCCTACGGAGCGCAAGATCCAGCGCCTCTTCCGCAATCCTCAGGTGAGCCGCCTCATCAAGCGCTGCAATGATTTCGGCGCCGGCGGCGTGGCGGTGGCCATTGGCGAGCTGGCTGACGGCCTGGTCATCGACCTGGACGCTGTGAAGAAGAAGTATGCAGGCCTTGACGGCACGGAGCTGGCCATTTCCGAGTCCCAGGAGCGCATGGCTGTGGTGTTGGCCGCTGAGAATGTGGCAGCTTTCAAGCAGTTTGCCGATGAGGAGAATCTGGAAGCTGTGCCGGTGGCTGTGGTTACGGAGAAGCCCCGTCTCATCATGAAGTGGCGCGGCAAGGCCATCGTGCAGATGAACCGCGAGTTCCTGGATACCAACGGCGTGCGCCAGCATGTGACTGCCAAAGTGACCCAGCCGGACAGCGAGCACCGCTATCTCCGGGAGGTGCCGGAGGAAGTGAAGGCTGCAGGGAATGACCTGGAGCAGGCCTGGCTGGCTAATCTTGGCTCCCTCAATGTCTGCAGCCAGAAGGGACTGGCGGAGCGCTTTGACTCCACCATCGGCGGCAATACCGTGCTCATGCCCTTCGGCGGCAAGAAGCAGCTGACTCCTGCCGAGGGCATGGTGGCCAAGCTTCCTGTACTGGGAGCGGAGACCAAGACCGCTACGGCCATGACCTTCGGCCTTAACCCGGATCTCATGAGCTGGAGCCCCTTCCACGGTTCCCTCTATGCCGTGGTGGAGTCTGCTGCCAAGATGGTGGCCTTGGGCGGCCGTGCTGACCGCATCCGCCTGACCTTCCAGGAGTATTTCGAGAGCCTGGGCAAGGATCCGGAGAAGTGGGGCAAGCCCCTCTCTGCCCTCCTGGGCGCCCTCTATGCCCAGCATGAGCTGGCTATCCCCGCCATCGGCGGCAAGGATTCCATGTCCGGCACCTTCACCAGCAAGGACGGTGAGGAAATCTGCGTGCCGCCCACCCTGGCTGCCTTTGCGGTGGATGTGTTCCCCGCTGACCAGGCCATTTCTCCTGAGTTCAAATACGTGGACAACAAGGTCTATCTGGTGCCCTGCCCCCTGGATGAGCAGGATTTGCCTGACTTTGACCGTTTGAAGGATAACTTTGCCAAGATCAGCCGCCTGACTGAGGACCACAAAGTGTTCTCTGCCCAGAGCGTGGGAGTGGGCGGCATTGCCGCCGCCGTCACCAAGATGTGCCTGGGCAATGGCATTGGCTTTGCTTTCAATATGGAAACCTGGCCCTACAGCCGTGAAGACCTCTTCAAGCCCATGTACGGCTCCATCATCCTGGAAGTGCCGGAAATGGTGCAGGTGGAGGAACTGCTCGCTGGCACCGGCTTCTTCGAGCTGGGCCGGACCACCGGCGGTCCCAGCATGGTCTTCGGGGAGACGGTGGTCATGCTCGCTGATGCAGAGACTGCCTATACGGAGCCTCTGGAGAAGATTTTCCCCACCGAGGCCCGGGCCAAGTCCCTCTTCAAGGAAAAGGCTACCTATGTACCCTATACCAAGGGTACGCCCCTCACTGGCGGTGATACCAAGGTGGCCAAGCCCAAGATCTTCATTCCCGTGTTCCCCGGCACCAACTGCGAGTATGATACCGCCCGTGCCTGGGAGAGGGCAGGGGGCGATCCCCAGACTTTGGTGGTGCGCAATCTCACGCCCCAGGCCACGGCAGAGACCGTGGAGGCCATAGTGAGGGGCATCAAGGAAGCCCAGATTGTCATGCTGCCCGGCGGCTTCAGCGGCGGCGACGAGCCGGACGGCTCCGGCAAGTTCATTGCTGCCATGTTCCGGAATCCCCGCATCCAGGAAGAGATCATGAAGCTCCTGAGGCAGAGGGACGGTCTCATGCTGGGCATCTGCAACGGCTTCCAGGCCCTCATCAAGCTGGGCCTGGTGCCCTACGGTGAGATCCGCGACCTGTCCGACAGCTCGCCTACCCTTACCCACAACAGCATTGGCCGCCATGTGTCCTGCATGGTGCAGACCAGGGTTTCTTCCAACCTTTCTCCCTGGTTCAACAACGTGCAGGTGGGAGATGTGCATACCATTGCCGTATCCCACGGCGAAGGACGTTTCGTAGCTGACCAGGAAGTGGTGGCCAAGATGCGCATACGGGGGCAGATTGCCACCCAGTATGTGGATCAGTTCGGCAATCCCACTCTGGATATGCCTTACAACCCCAACGGCTCTGTCAACGCCATCGAAGGCATCACCAGCCCCGATGGCCGCGTCCTGGGCAAGATGGGCCACTCCGAGCGCATCGGCGAGAGCGTAGCCCTGAACGTGCCGGGGGCCAAGGACCAGCAGCTCTTTGAAGCCGGGGTCAGGTACTACAAGTAA
- a CDS encoding sodium:alanine symporter family protein, translated as MDVSRLLADINDFVWGPVMLAFLVGTGIFLTIRLRFLPWINLVYAIKMIFRQKKSHEGDISPFQSLMTALSATVGTGNIVGVATAMVLGGPGALVWMWISAAFGLSTKYAESVLAVKYRETNSVGEMSGGPMYAMKHGFSNKFIGRTLAALFASFVVLASFGIGNMTQANSISAALFTSYDIPTWITGTVIMVAATCTLVNGIRSIGKVSSIVVPAMAAFYFVTALIVIIVNFEAVPAGVMEMFRMAFSFDSVAGGVGGSIVASMLTSMRWGVARGVFSNEAGLGSAPIAAAAARTDHASRQGYVNMTGTFFDTMIVCMLTGLVIASSGLLGTIDPATGAPVSGAQLTILAFSTVFGEYGKLVISISLSLFAFSTILGWEYYGEKALEYIIKNRKVIMSYRVIFGMITFVGATTSLEVVWNFSDTMNGLMAIPNLICLLWLSNDVASECFEFQKQVVEKEKNGERIDCQADI; from the coding sequence ATGGATGTATCAAGACTTTTGGCAGACATCAATGATTTTGTCTGGGGGCCGGTCATGCTGGCCTTCCTGGTGGGCACCGGCATCTTCCTGACGATAAGGCTGCGCTTCCTGCCCTGGATAAATCTTGTCTATGCCATCAAGATGATTTTCCGCCAGAAAAAGAGCCATGAGGGGGATATTTCTCCCTTCCAGTCGCTGATGACGGCCCTGTCCGCTACGGTGGGCACAGGCAATATCGTAGGCGTGGCCACGGCTATGGTGCTGGGCGGCCCGGGAGCCCTTGTCTGGATGTGGATCAGCGCCGCCTTCGGCCTTTCTACCAAATACGCTGAGTCCGTGCTGGCGGTGAAGTACCGTGAGACCAACAGCGTGGGTGAGATGTCCGGCGGTCCCATGTACGCCATGAAGCATGGCTTCTCCAATAAGTTCATCGGGCGTACTCTGGCGGCTCTCTTTGCCTCCTTCGTGGTGCTGGCCTCCTTCGGCATCGGCAACATGACCCAGGCAAATTCGATTTCTGCAGCACTTTTTACCAGTTATGATATACCTACCTGGATTACCGGTACCGTCATCATGGTGGCAGCCACCTGCACGCTGGTGAACGGCATCCGCAGCATCGGCAAGGTGTCCAGCATCGTGGTGCCTGCCATGGCGGCTTTCTACTTTGTTACAGCTCTTATTGTCATTATCGTGAATTTCGAAGCTGTGCCTGCAGGGGTCATGGAAATGTTCCGCATGGCCTTCTCCTTTGACTCCGTGGCAGGCGGTGTGGGTGGCTCCATCGTGGCTTCAATGCTCACTTCCATGCGCTGGGGCGTGGCCCGGGGCGTGTTCTCTAACGAGGCAGGTCTTGGCTCTGCGCCTATTGCAGCAGCTGCTGCCCGCACTGACCATGCTTCCCGCCAGGGCTATGTGAACATGACGGGCACCTTCTTCGACACCATGATCGTCTGCATGCTGACGGGCCTGGTAATTGCCTCCTCTGGTCTTTTGGGCACCATAGACCCTGCTACCGGGGCTCCCGTGTCCGGGGCACAGCTCACTATCCTGGCCTTCTCTACGGTTTTTGGTGAGTATGGCAAGCTGGTTATTTCCATCTCTTTGTCCCTCTTCGCCTTCTCTACCATTCTGGGCTGGGAGTATTACGGCGAAAAGGCCCTGGAGTACATTATCAAGAACCGCAAGGTCATCATGAGCTACCGGGTGATTTTCGGCATGATCACCTTCGTGGGTGCCACCACTTCCCTGGAAGTGGTCTGGAACTTTTCCGATACCATGAACGGCCTCATGGCCATCCCGAACCTTATCTGCCTGCTCTGGCTTTCCAATGATGTAGCCAGCGAGTGCTTCGAATTCCAGAAGCAGGTGGTGGAAAAGGAAAAGAACGGGGAACGCATCGATTGCCAGGCTGATATTTAA
- the ispE gene encoding 4-(cytidine 5'-diphospho)-2-C-methyl-D-erythritol kinase, with protein MLKIEGKAKINLTLDILGKRPDGYHEVAMIMQSLALHDTLSLEKAREGIGLKINVPWMKADESNLVWKAAALVQERCGLKGGVNIHLTKRIPVAAGLAGGSADAAAVLRGMDRLFGLGLSDEELCALGAELGSDIPFCLMGGTMLSTGRGEVLRRLKGMPTAWVVLAKPRVSVSTAWAYQNYDEQGAERHPDNDLVEKKIIAQDLKAMVPLLCNVLESVTIKKYEVIERYKKLMMEKGALVSMMSGSGPTVFGLTAKKSEALRIAGFLRHVTRADVFVTRTSGCGTRFV; from the coding sequence TTGCTGAAAATCGAAGGAAAAGCCAAAATCAACCTGACCCTGGACATACTGGGCAAGCGGCCTGACGGGTACCACGAGGTGGCCATGATCATGCAGTCTCTTGCCCTGCATGATACCCTCAGCCTGGAGAAGGCGCGGGAGGGCATCGGGCTGAAGATCAATGTGCCCTGGATGAAGGCCGATGAGAGCAATCTGGTCTGGAAGGCAGCGGCTCTTGTGCAGGAGCGCTGTGGACTCAAGGGGGGCGTGAATATCCACCTCACCAAGCGCATCCCTGTGGCAGCCGGACTGGCCGGGGGCAGTGCTGATGCGGCGGCGGTGCTCAGAGGCATGGACAGGCTTTTCGGTCTGGGGCTTTCTGATGAGGAGCTTTGCGCCCTGGGGGCGGAGCTGGGCTCTGATATCCCCTTCTGCCTGATGGGGGGGACCATGTTGTCCACGGGCAGGGGAGAAGTGCTGCGTCGGCTCAAGGGCATGCCTACCGCCTGGGTGGTGCTGGCCAAGCCCCGGGTTTCCGTGTCCACGGCCTGGGCTTACCAGAACTATGACGAGCAGGGGGCGGAGCGCCACCCTGACAACGATCTGGTGGAGAAAAAAATCATTGCCCAGGACCTCAAAGCCATGGTGCCCTTGTTGTGCAATGTGCTTGAAAGTGTTACTATTAAGAAGTATGAGGTCATAGAGCGCTACAAGAAGCTCATGATGGAAAAAGGGGCGCTGGTGAGCATGATGTCCGGCAGCGGCCCCACTGTCTTCGGCCTGACCGCCAAGAAAAGCGAAGCCCTGCGCATCGCCGGCTTCCTGCGCCATGTGACCCGGGCGGATGTGTTTGTCACCCGCACCAGCGGCTGCGGCACCCGCTTTGTATAA
- a CDS encoding GntR family transcriptional regulator, with product MDRRLSPIKLDSYQPLREVVCESLREAIRNGVLKPGERIMEIQLAEELGVSRTPVREAIRKLELEGYVIMMPRRGTYVATMSIRDINEIFEIRTALESLSNGLAAERITDEELEHLQRLLVIIGGYIADNDIEKIVETDIEFHDLLYHAARNTRLVGVISNLRDQLTRFRTLSMSYPGRLEATLEEHRAIVEAIAQGDVNTARKAAEMHMENSEKTLLQAMEVVNKKQAKGKKTSKAAKEK from the coding sequence ATGGACAGGAGATTATCTCCCATCAAGCTTGACAGCTACCAGCCCTTGAGGGAAGTTGTCTGCGAATCATTGCGTGAAGCAATCCGCAACGGCGTCTTGAAGCCCGGGGAGCGGATCATGGAGATACAGCTGGCAGAAGAACTGGGCGTATCCCGCACTCCCGTGCGTGAGGCCATCCGCAAGCTGGAGTTGGAAGGCTATGTGATCATGATGCCCCGCCGGGGTACCTATGTGGCCACCATGTCCATAAGGGATATCAACGAGATTTTTGAAATCCGCACGGCGCTGGAATCTCTTTCCAATGGCCTGGCAGCTGAGCGCATTACAGATGAGGAGCTGGAGCATCTTCAGCGCCTGCTGGTGATCATCGGGGGCTATATAGCGGATAATGACATTGAGAAAATCGTGGAAACGGATATTGAGTTCCACGACCTCCTGTACCATGCAGCCCGGAATACCAGGCTGGTGGGGGTCATTTCCAATCTGCGCGATCAGCTTACGCGCTTCCGCACTTTGTCCATGTCTTATCCTGGCCGTCTGGAAGCTACGTTGGAGGAGCACAGGGCCATTGTGGAAGCCATCGCCCAGGGTGATGTGAATACAGCCCGCAAGGCGGCAGAAATGCACATGGAAAACTCAGAAAAGACCCTCCTGCAGGCCATGGAAGTGGTGAACAAGAAGCAGGCCAAGGGCAAGAAAACCAGCAAGGCCGCGAAGGAAAAGTAG
- a CDS encoding Lrp/AsnC family transcriptional regulator, giving the protein MRELLELLEHDARRPVSELASMLQRSEYEVEKNIKDLEKNKIILSYNTLINWEKFGDDTVTAVIEINLTPQREVGFDAIAERIYRFDEVRTVYLMSGSFDLLVIIEGKSLKDVANFVATRLATIEGVTATRSHFMLKPYKKDGVIINDEERDRRLVVSP; this is encoded by the coding sequence ATGCGAGAACTGCTAGAGCTTCTGGAGCACGATGCCCGCCGCCCCGTCAGCGAACTGGCTTCCATGCTGCAGCGCAGCGAATACGAAGTAGAAAAGAATATCAAGGACCTGGAAAAGAACAAGATCATCCTTTCCTATAACACCCTCATCAACTGGGAGAAATTCGGCGACGATACAGTGACCGCCGTCATCGAGATCAACCTTACCCCCCAGAGGGAAGTGGGCTTTGATGCCATTGCCGAGCGCATCTACCGCTTCGACGAAGTGCGCACCGTTTATCTTATGAGTGGCAGCTTTGACCTGCTGGTCATCATCGAGGGCAAGTCCCTGAAGGACGTGGCCAACTTCGTAGCCACCCGCCTGGCCACCATCGAAGGCGTCACCGCCACCCGCAGTCATTTCATGCTGAAGCCTTACAAGAAGGACGGCGTCATCATCAACGATGAGGAACGTGACCGCAGATTGGTGGTGTCCCCATGA